GTGGTCGCGCTTAATATCGGACATTATCTCGCTGCCCATGCTCACTCACTCTCCTCGGCGGGTTTGGAATAGCGCCTCTTCAGGGCGTCCTTTTGGAGGTCATAGACTTCGTGGCATGCCCCGACCGCCAGCTCTATGGCGCGGTCGAATTCCTGGCGGGTCATGTTCCCGTCCATCTGGAGCAGCACTATTTCGTCTGTGGAAGGAATTATCGCGATGGGGACGTCGGCCTGGCCGTAGTTGTCCTCCTCTTTGTTGAGGTCCAGGAGCACGTGCCCGTCGGCTTTCCCGGCCGCGATGGCGGGGACGATGTCCCTCATGGGGATGCCGGCATCCGCGAGGGCAACCGATGCGGCGGTGAGCCCGGCGCACCTGGTCCCGGCGTTGGCCTGCAGAATCTCGATGTAGACGTCGATGGAAGCCCTGGGGTAGAGCTCGGTGAGGACGACTTTCTCCAG
The DNA window shown above is from Candidatus Methanomethylophilaceae archaeon and carries:
- a CDS encoding exosome complex exonuclease Rrp41, encoding MSGHTDMVLVDENGMRIDGRTAEEHRQIKVEAGVLHNADGSAYVEIGKNKVLAAVYGPRECHPRHLQNPTKAIVQCKYNMEAYSVSDRKRPGPDRRSVEISKLISEALEKVVLTELYPRASIDVYIEILQANAGTRCAGLTAASVALADAGIPMRDIVPAIAAGKADGHVLLDLNKEEDNYGQADVPIAIIPSTDEIVLLQMDGNMTRQEFDRAIELAVGACHEVYDLQKDALKRRYSKPAEESE